One region of Miscanthus floridulus cultivar M001 chromosome 19, ASM1932011v1, whole genome shotgun sequence genomic DNA includes:
- the LOC136528609 gene encoding probable serine/threonine-protein kinase PIX13 gives MGNCTSAIDAFVQRGNRASPSPSPAATPGMSASRRTSSSATTGKLSTLSSTSTFMPSTVSGVSVDDDYPEGQILESPNLKIYTFAELKSATKNFRPETVLGEGGFGKVYKGWVDEKTLNPSKASTGIMVAVKKLNPESVQGMEQWQSEVNFLGRISHPNLVKLLGYSMDDNELLLVYEFMSKGSLENHLFRRGAVYEPLPWSLRLKILIGAARGLAFLHSSERQIIYRDFKASNILLDSHFNAKLSDFGLAKHGPDGGESHVTTRVMGTYGYAAPEYVSTGHLYVKSDVYGFGVVLLEMISGLRALDPKRQSEKVNLVNWARPLLSDRRKLSQLMDSGLEGQYNPKGALLAAQLTLKCLNGDPKSRPSMKEVVEALEKIESVKSRVREPRNSSSSSRRGQVQSPRSDSARNNSSSRGR, from the exons ATGGGGAACTGCACCAGCGCCATCGATGCCTTTGTCCAGCGCGGCAACagggcgtcgccgtcgccgtcgccggccgCTACTCCTG GAATGTCTGCATCGAGGAGGACTAGTAGCTCTGCCACCACCGGGAAGCTGTCAACGCTTAGCAGCACCAGCACCTTCATGCCGTCCACAGTTAGTGGTGTCAGCGTCGACGACGATTACCCAGAGGGCCAGATTCTTGAGTCTCCAAACCTCAAGATATACACCTTTGCCGAACTCAAGAGCGCCACCAAGAACTTCAGGCCTGAGACTGTGCTTGGGGAGGGCGGATTCGGCAAGGTTTACAAGGGATGGGTTGATGAGAAGACCCTCAACCCGTCAAAGGCTAGCACTGGCATCATGGTTGCCGTCAAGAAGCTCAATCCTGAGAGCGTGCAGGGAATGGAACAATGGCAG TCTGAAGTCAATTTCCTTGGGAGGATTTCGCATCCCAATCTCGTCAAACTATTGGGCTATTCCATGGATGACAACGAGCTACTACTCGTGTACGAGTTCATGTCAAAGGGGAGCTTGGAGAACCACCTGTTCCGAA GAGGGGCGGTTTACGAGCCGCTGCCTTGGAGCCTCAGGCTGAAGATTCTCATCGGTGCAGCTCGTGGCCTCGCATTTCTTCATTCATCAGAAAGGCAGATCATCTACAGGGACTTCAAGGCTTCCAACATCTTACTGGATTCG CACTTCAATGCGAAGCTCTCAGATTTCGGATTAGCCAAGCATGGTCCAGATGGTGGGGAGTCTCATGTGACAACAAGAGTCATGGGAACCTATGGCTATGCAGCTCCAGAGTATGTTTCTACCG GCCACCTGTATGTGAAGAGTGATGTGTATGGCTTTGGCGTTGTACTGCTGGAGATGATCTCTGGCCTGAGGGCGTTGGACCCGAAACGCCAGAGCGAGAAGGTGAACTTGGTAAACTGGGCAAGGCCATTGTTGTCTGACCGGAGGAAGCTTAGCCAGCTGATGGACAGTGGGCTGGAGGGGCAGTACAATCCCAAAGGAGCCCTCCTGGCTGCTCAGCTGACCCTCAAGTGCCTGAACGGTGACCCAAAGAGCAGGCCATCCATGAAGGAAGTGGTGGAGGCACTGGAGAAGATCGAGTCTGTGAAGAGCAGGGTGAGGGAGCCCAGGAACAGCTCCTCGTCCTCGCGTCGTGGCCAGGTGCAGTCCCCTAGGAGTGACAGCGCTAGGAACAACTCCAGCTCCAGGGGCAGGTAG